A genomic window from Lycium barbarum isolate Lr01 chromosome 4, ASM1917538v2, whole genome shotgun sequence includes:
- the LOC132638319 gene encoding subtilisin-like protease SBT1.8, producing MGALITLLSTINILLLLFLFLNSSTSSLPIPTKKTYIVHMKHHLKPPHFSTHQEWYKTHLSNQNSLLYTYNMVYNGFAATLYPHEVEILRQSKTVINIYEDTFYIPQTTRTPEFLGLDKTNFFAGRTLPELNNAAQDVIIGVLDSGVWPESNSFNDVGMSSVPSRWRGKCERGLDFDPDLHCNRKLIGAVYFAEGCKASGSCSKEVESPRDHNGHGTHTASTAAGSIVANASLFGYAKGTARGMAPQARLASYKVCWNETCAGSDILAAFDRAIMDGVDVLSVSLSNNATTYYSDPIALGAFAAIEKGILVSCSAGNAGPWESTVVNTAPWVITVGAATLDRDFPATVTLGNGQKLQGVSLYSGKIEMENKLLTLVYPQGGNSSSNLCLRGSLDPSTVSGKVVLCDRGANDRVEKGLVVKEADGVGMILANTPETGEELLADSHLLPAVAVGRKVGDVIREYVKTESNPTVVLSFGGTVVKVKPSPVVVTFSSRGPNPIAPQILKPDVIGPGVNILAAWPETVGPTSLDVDTRKTSFNIVSGTSMSCPHVTGVAALVKAVHPEWSPSAIKSAIMTTAYTRDNTNSSFRDSAQDGTFSNPFAHGSGHVNPQKALSPGLIYDIRIQDHIKFLCSLDYSMDEIQSIVKRLNFTCANKFADAGQINYPSFSVLFRINLKRVVRYTREVTNVGAAGSVYEVAIDAPSSVTVTVKPEKLVFKKVGEKLHYTVTFVSKKDVKPGNAFGWISWKNAENEVRSPVAYSWMT from the exons ATGGGAGCTCTAATAACCTTGTTATCCACCATTAACAtacttctccttctctttctctttctcaactcatcaacatcatcactacCAATTCCCACCAAAAAAACCTACATTGTTCACATGAAACATCACCTTAAACCACCACATTTTTCTACTCACCAAGAATGGTACAAAACCCATCTTTCTAATCAAAACTCTCTTCTCTACACTTACAACATGGTCTATAACGGTTTTGCTGCAACTCTTTACCCTCATGAAGTTGAAATACTTCGTCAATCTAAAACAGTCATTAATATCTATGAAGACACTTTCTACATACCACAAACAACACGTACACCTGAATTTCTTGGCCTTGACAAAACCAACTTTTTTGCTGGACGTACTTTACCAGAACTAAACAATGCTGCTCAAGATGTTATTATTGGAGTTCTTGATAGTGGTGTTTGGCCTGAAAGTAACAGTTTTAATGATGTTGGAATGTCCAGTGTGCCTTCTAGGTGGCGTGGGAAATGTGAAAGGGGTCTTGATTTTGACCCGGATTTGCATTGTAATAGGAAACTTATAGGTGCTGTGTATTTTGCTGAAGGTTGTAAGGCTTCTGGTAGCTGTTCTAAGGAGGTAGAATCGCCACGGGATCATAACGGTCATGGCACACATACCGCGAGCACGGCTGCAG gGTCCATTGTGGCAAATGCTAGTCTTTTTGGCTATGCCAAAGGAACTGCTCGAGGGATGGCACCGCAAGCCCGTTTAGCGAGCTACAAAGTGTGCTGGAATGAAACTTGTGCGGGATCTGATATTCTTGCTGCCTTCGACCGTGCTATTATGGATGGTGTTGATGTGCTGTCAGTGTCATTGTCTAATAATGCGACGACTTATTACAGCGACCCCATTGCTCTTGGTGCTTTCGCTGCTATTGAGAAAGGAATTCTCGTGTCGTGTTCAGCTGGGAATGCTGGTCCTTGGGAATCAACGGTTGTGAACACTGCTCCTTGGGTCATTACTGTTGGTGCTGCAACTCTTGACAGAGATTTTCCAGCTACCGTCACTCTTGGTAATGGCCAAAAACTTCAAGGCGTGTCGTTGTATAGTGGAAAAATAGAAATGGAAAATAAGTTGCTGACCTTAGTTTACCCACAAGGGGGGAACTCATCTAGCAATTTGTGCTTGCGCGGTTCGCTTGATCCAAGCACGGTCAGTGGAAAAGTAGTGTTGTGTGACAGAGGGGCTAATGATAGAGTTGAGAAGGGACTAGTAGTGAAGGAAGCCGATGGAGTAGGGATGATATTAGCCAATACACCCGAGACGGGTGAGGAGTTACTCGCGGATAGCCACTTATTGCCTGCTGTGGCTGTTGGGAGAAAAGTAGGGGATGTAATAAGAGAATATGTGAAAACAGAAAGCAATCCAACGGTTGTTCTCAGCTTTGGTGGAACAGTGGTGAAAGTAAAACCATCTCCTGTTGTGGTTACATTTAGCTCAAGAGGTCCAAATCCAATTGCTCCCCAGATATTAAAGCCGGATGTTATTGGCCCTGGAGTGAACATATTAGCAGCTTGGCCTGAAACTGTAGGGCCCACTTCACTTGACGTCGATACACGAAAGACTTCATTCAATATCGTTTCTGGCACTTCCATGTCTTGTCCTCATGTTACCGGAGTTGCTGCATTAGTAAAAGCTGTACATCCAGAATGGAGTCCAAGCGCTATCAAGTCAGCAATCATGACAACTGCCTACACTCGAGATAACACCAACTCCTCGTTTCGTGATTCAGCACAAGACGGTACATTTTCCAATCCGTTCGCTCATGGATCAGGCCATGTAAATCCTCAGAAAGCACTCTCCCCGGGACTCATATACGATATTAGGATTCAGGATCATATCAAGTTCTTGTGCTCTTTGGACTACTCCATGGATGAAATACAATCCATTGTAAAAAGACTCAACTTCACTTGTGCAAACAAGTTTGCAGATGCTGGTCAGATTAACTACCCCTCGTTTTCGGTCTTGTTTAGGATAAATTTAAAGCGGGTTGTTCGTTACACCCGAGAAGTGACCAATGTTGGAGCTGCAGGGTCAGTGTATGAAGTAGCCATTGATGCTCCTTCGTCGGTTACGGTGACCGTGAAGCCAGAAAAGCTTGTATTCAAGAAAGTAGGAGAGAAGCTCCATTATACAGTGACATTTGTGTCCAAGAAAGATGTTAAACCAGGAAATGCATTTGGTTGGATTTCTTGGAAAAATGCTGAAAATGAAGTGAGGAGTCCAGTTGCATATTCCTGGATGACATAG